The Leifsonia williamsii genome includes a region encoding these proteins:
- a CDS encoding LysR family transcriptional regulator ArgP, with protein MEANAEHLRTLAAAVDHGTFDRAAAALHITPSAVSQRVRALEEQSGRVLLRRSKPIEPTEAGSVLLRLARQLALLEAEAAAELAGEVGATAGIPLVINADSLATWALPALATVPGLAFDITLDDQEHTLDRLRDGTAMAAISSDPEPVQGCTVSPLGSMTYRAAASPAFVERWAPEGWTPEAAAVAPMLVFDRKDALQDRYLDRFTPGARPPRHYVPASTQFVTAALLGLGWGMLPDLQADELVADGRLVVLDAEGAVDVPLYWHQWSLRSSALSAVAEAIAAGAAERLRPTASRAPGRARPRSGRRSPA; from the coding sequence ATGGAAGCGAACGCCGAGCACCTCCGCACCCTGGCGGCCGCCGTCGACCACGGCACCTTCGACCGGGCCGCCGCCGCGCTGCACATCACGCCATCGGCGGTCAGCCAGCGCGTCCGCGCCCTCGAGGAGCAGAGCGGCCGCGTGCTGCTGCGCCGCAGCAAGCCGATCGAGCCGACGGAGGCGGGGAGCGTGCTGCTGCGCCTCGCCCGGCAGCTCGCCCTGCTGGAGGCGGAGGCCGCGGCCGAGCTGGCGGGGGAGGTGGGCGCGACCGCGGGCATCCCGCTCGTCATCAACGCCGACTCGCTCGCCACCTGGGCGCTGCCGGCGCTCGCCACGGTGCCGGGCCTCGCCTTCGACATCACCCTGGACGACCAGGAGCACACGCTCGACCGCCTGCGCGACGGCACGGCGATGGCCGCGATCAGCTCCGACCCCGAGCCGGTGCAGGGCTGCACGGTGTCCCCGCTCGGGTCGATGACCTACCGGGCCGCGGCGAGTCCGGCCTTCGTCGAGCGCTGGGCCCCGGAGGGGTGGACGCCGGAGGCCGCCGCGGTCGCCCCGATGCTCGTCTTCGACCGCAAGGACGCGCTGCAGGACCGCTACCTCGATCGGTTCACGCCCGGAGCCAGGCCGCCGCGCCACTACGTGCCCGCGTCCACGCAGTTCGTGACCGCGGCCCTGCTCGGGCTCGGCTGGGGGATGCTGCCCGACCTGCAGGCCGACGAGCTCGTCGCCGACGGTCGCCTGGTGGTCCTGGATGCGGAGGGCGCGGTCGACGTGCCGCTGTACTGGCACCAGTGGTCGCTGCGCTCGTCCGCTCTGAGCGCGGTCGCCGAGGCGATCGCCGCGGGGGCGGCAGAGCGCCTGCGGCCTACAGCGTCGCGAGCACCAGGTCGAGCGCGTCCGCGAAGCGGTCGGCGCTCTCCTGCGTGA
- a CDS encoding metallophosphoesterase, producing MASPSRRQSSLSSRVRRTVAAATLGALGLTAAVAATAVPASAAPAPAAGDLGSRFTLAVLPDTQFYSRYSADQFTPRYGTDPFAVQTDWLTKNADALQIPFVTHLGDVVDQVHRDVEWQAADRAIQTLDDAKLPYSILAGNHDVRNSNDNLYDDQYNLANEPFLKWFGAGRAAGVSTFEGSDPTGFNQFHIFEADGQQYLVLALSWRASDATLAWANQVLKDHPTLPAILTTHQVINIAADGETPLETDYGLRLWDKLIRSNDQIFLTLNGHFHGASRLTKTNDFGHAVTEVVIDYQMAYEGGDGYLGLYEFDLTNDRINVQTASPWVKFKPQDALTRYDQLFQEGPQQQFSIPIDFSERFKGFAPDFAAGPADTPSLAQKARSILEDGFTGPDPISTEFPGATADFPEVDGTLAHWRFNGVKGTVGTETVIEDVAGDNDLHRADPAATNSVGTTLEDVTVASGDVHGYSSDGSAACFANSSGSRYSYLTTAADAPVNDADLSKGFTIETFVKMDASWDAAANGWSKFLVHTGNRSRIDGFAQTPWDYTASPTALGISNLREFQWTGVPQDPTKGDRTAWSGEIMPGAWSHVAIVGEEDGTLTMYVDGAPVLRNTSDALGLAANPHMPWIIGADWVDDAARNGWNGCVGETRIIDHATGPDEWLTARADLTGLTLTGAPTGQLPAGSTVAALSGTGLPGATVTVRPAGAAAAAVAATDVDAARAAVAVAETTALAADASATAVVGDDGKWTARFAQPLTAGSYDLAVAQSLGTRSADPARVTFSIAAAPGEVPPGETPPGQTPPGQTPPGGEVPGGQVPGGDAPGGDESGTDDPATADPAASAQDELASTGSDLVLPAILALLALVAGGAGVILARRRRSA from the coding sequence GTGGCATCCCCCTCCCGACGACAGTCCTCGCTGTCCTCCCGCGTGCGTCGCACGGTCGCCGCGGCGACGCTCGGCGCGCTCGGCCTCACCGCCGCGGTCGCCGCGACCGCCGTGCCCGCCAGCGCGGCGCCGGCCCCCGCGGCCGGCGACCTGGGCTCGCGCTTCACGCTCGCGGTGCTCCCCGACACGCAGTTCTACTCCCGCTACTCCGCGGACCAGTTCACGCCGCGCTACGGCACCGACCCGTTCGCCGTGCAGACCGACTGGCTCACGAAGAACGCCGACGCGCTCCAGATCCCGTTCGTCACCCACCTCGGTGACGTCGTGGACCAGGTCCACAGGGACGTGGAGTGGCAGGCCGCCGACCGGGCGATCCAGACGCTCGACGACGCGAAGCTCCCCTACTCGATCCTCGCGGGTAACCACGACGTGCGGAACAGCAACGACAACCTCTACGACGACCAGTACAACCTGGCGAACGAGCCGTTCCTGAAGTGGTTCGGCGCCGGCCGCGCGGCCGGGGTGTCGACGTTCGAGGGCAGCGACCCGACCGGGTTCAACCAGTTCCACATCTTCGAGGCCGACGGGCAGCAGTACCTCGTGCTCGCCCTGTCGTGGCGCGCGTCCGACGCGACCCTCGCGTGGGCGAACCAGGTGCTGAAGGACCACCCGACGCTGCCGGCCATCCTCACCACCCACCAGGTGATCAACATCGCCGCCGACGGGGAGACGCCGCTCGAGACCGACTACGGTCTGCGGCTCTGGGACAAGCTGATCCGGTCGAACGACCAGATCTTCCTCACCCTCAACGGCCACTTCCACGGCGCCTCCCGGCTGACCAAGACGAACGACTTCGGCCACGCCGTGACCGAGGTCGTCATCGACTACCAGATGGCGTACGAGGGCGGCGACGGCTACCTCGGGCTGTACGAGTTCGACCTCACGAACGACCGGATCAACGTGCAGACCGCCTCGCCGTGGGTGAAGTTCAAGCCGCAGGACGCGCTGACCCGCTACGACCAGCTCTTCCAGGAGGGGCCGCAGCAGCAGTTCAGCATCCCGATCGACTTCTCGGAGCGGTTCAAGGGCTTCGCGCCGGACTTCGCGGCCGGCCCCGCCGACACGCCATCGCTCGCGCAGAAGGCCCGCAGCATCCTGGAGGACGGCTTCACCGGGCCCGACCCCATCTCGACCGAGTTCCCGGGCGCCACGGCCGACTTCCCCGAGGTCGACGGCACGCTCGCCCACTGGCGATTCAACGGCGTGAAGGGCACCGTCGGCACTGAGACCGTGATCGAGGACGTCGCCGGCGACAACGACCTGCACCGCGCCGACCCCGCGGCCACCAACTCGGTCGGCACAACGCTGGAGGATGTGACCGTCGCGTCCGGCGACGTCCACGGCTACTCCTCCGACGGCTCGGCGGCGTGCTTCGCGAACTCCAGCGGCTCGCGGTACAGCTACCTGACGACGGCGGCGGACGCCCCCGTCAACGACGCCGACCTCTCGAAGGGCTTCACCATCGAGACGTTCGTCAAGATGGACGCGTCGTGGGACGCGGCGGCCAACGGCTGGTCCAAGTTCCTCGTGCACACCGGCAACCGCTCGCGCATCGACGGCTTCGCGCAGACGCCGTGGGACTACACCGCGTCGCCGACGGCGCTCGGCATCTCGAACCTCCGCGAGTTCCAGTGGACGGGCGTGCCGCAGGACCCGACCAAGGGCGACCGCACGGCCTGGTCGGGTGAGATCATGCCCGGCGCGTGGTCGCACGTCGCGATCGTCGGCGAGGAGGACGGCACGCTGACCATGTACGTGGACGGCGCCCCGGTGCTCCGCAACACCAGCGACGCCCTCGGCCTCGCCGCCAACCCGCACATGCCGTGGATCATCGGCGCGGACTGGGTGGACGACGCGGCCCGCAACGGCTGGAACGGCTGCGTCGGCGAGACCCGCATCATCGACCACGCGACCGGGCCGGACGAGTGGCTGACCGCGCGCGCCGACCTGACCGGGCTGACGCTGACCGGCGCCCCGACGGGCCAGCTGCCCGCCGGCAGCACGGTCGCCGCGCTGTCGGGCACGGGCCTCCCCGGCGCGACCGTGACGGTGCGTCCGGCGGGTGCTGCTGCCGCCGCCGTGGCCGCCACGGACGTCGACGCGGCCCGTGCGGCGGTCGCCGTGGCGGAGACCACGGCCCTCGCCGCCGACGCCTCCGCCACCGCGGTGGTGGGCGACGACGGGAAGTGGACGGCCCGTTTCGCGCAGCCGCTGACCGCCGGATCGTACGATCTGGCCGTGGCGCAGTCCCTGGGGACGCGCTCCGCGGACCCTGCCCGGGTGACCTTCTCGATCGCGGCCGCGCCCGGTGAGGTTCCGCCGGGCGAGACGCCGCCCGGCCAGACCCCGCCCGGCCAGACGCCGCCCGGCGGCGAGGTGCCCGGCGGCCAGGTGCCCGGAGGGGACGCGCCCGGAGGCGACGAGTCCGGCACGGACGACCCGGCGACCGCCGACCCGGCGGCCTCCGCGCAGGACGAGCTGGCCTCTACCGGTTCGGACCTCGTGCTGCCGGCGATCCTGGCCCTGCTCGCCCTGGTCGCGGGTGGTGCCGGCGTGATTCTGGCACGCCGCCGTCGCAGCGCCTGA
- a CDS encoding LysE/ArgO family amino acid transporter: MFSSTLGTFLAGLGSSASLIVAIGAQNAFVLRQGLRREHVLPIVAVCVLSDALLMGAGVAGIGVLVKSAPVALEIVRWAGFAFLVGYAVFAARRALKPGTLTAGTGASISLLAAVGTCLAITWLNPHVYLDTVLLIGSLSAAHGDPGRWVFGAGAATASLLWFTLLGYGARLAAPVFARPVAWRVLDAGIAVLMLVLAVLLVV; the protein is encoded by the coding sequence ATGTTCAGCAGCACTCTCGGTACGTTCCTGGCCGGCCTCGGCTCCTCCGCCTCCCTCATCGTCGCCATCGGCGCGCAGAACGCGTTCGTCCTCAGACAGGGGCTGCGCCGGGAGCACGTGCTGCCGATCGTCGCCGTCTGCGTCCTCAGCGATGCGCTGCTGATGGGCGCGGGAGTCGCCGGGATCGGCGTCCTGGTGAAGAGCGCGCCCGTCGCCCTCGAGATCGTGCGCTGGGCCGGCTTCGCGTTCCTTGTCGGTTACGCCGTCTTCGCCGCGCGCCGGGCCCTGAAACCGGGCACCCTCACCGCGGGGACGGGAGCCTCCATCTCCCTTCTCGCCGCCGTCGGCACCTGCCTCGCCATCACCTGGCTGAACCCGCATGTGTACCTCGACACGGTCCTGCTGATCGGCTCCCTGTCGGCGGCGCACGGCGACCCGGGCCGCTGGGTGTTCGGCGCTGGAGCCGCGACCGCGAGCCTGCTCTGGTTCACCCTCCTGGGCTATGGCGCCCGCCTGGCGGCGCCGGTGTTCGCCCGCCCGGTGGCCTGGCGCGTGCTCGACGCGGGCATCGCCGTGCTGATGCTGGTGCTGGCGGTGCTGCTGGTCGTCTGA
- a CDS encoding AbiH family protein, whose translation MQHNIMAFVGNGFDLQVADDYAMPVDTRYTSFYYFLKLRSFDPSNPILREMERLRDADEKNWSDVEAAVEGMLRADRTRAIDLADALRRIQEQFSQFLELAVPASLLVRLGADSMKAGAAVTSLQEFLGDLEPAEYASLRFPKGIRNFDVFNFLFINFNYTSLLDDFVYLDQVQFDPRPYKTVDRNFHFKIDPGASERDWGDIFYSYVTSEVVHPHGHQSIPRSLLFGIDMPNSVRGNQDPALRLAKPFWAQNDLRYRHLFDDTELFIVFGCSLGESDKWWWKNIADHLGQDRQREDGMPSYSPELILYWFNGGADRLSADDVRDKFLEFADPAERGRIAPFIHVVLHDANTRRSWLSTSAL comes from the coding sequence ATGCAGCACAACATCATGGCTTTCGTCGGTAACGGGTTCGACCTCCAGGTAGCCGACGACTACGCGATGCCGGTGGACACGCGGTACACCAGCTTCTACTACTTCTTGAAATTGCGGTCCTTTGACCCGTCCAACCCGATCCTTCGTGAGATGGAGCGGCTCCGGGACGCAGATGAGAAGAACTGGAGCGACGTCGAGGCGGCCGTGGAGGGCATGCTCCGAGCCGACCGGACGCGAGCCATCGATCTGGCCGACGCGCTGAGGCGCATCCAAGAGCAATTCTCCCAGTTCTTGGAACTCGCCGTCCCGGCGTCGCTACTCGTGCGCCTCGGCGCCGACTCGATGAAGGCGGGGGCAGCGGTCACTTCGCTGCAGGAGTTCTTGGGTGACCTCGAACCGGCGGAGTATGCCTCGCTCCGGTTTCCGAAGGGCATCCGGAACTTCGACGTGTTCAACTTCTTGTTCATCAACTTCAACTACACGTCTTTGCTCGACGACTTCGTCTACCTGGACCAGGTTCAGTTCGACCCACGGCCCTACAAGACGGTGGACCGCAACTTCCACTTCAAGATTGACCCAGGTGCGTCTGAACGAGACTGGGGAGACATCTTCTACTCCTATGTCACGTCGGAGGTCGTTCACCCCCACGGCCATCAGAGCATCCCGCGTTCACTCCTGTTCGGGATCGACATGCCCAATAGTGTTCGCGGTAACCAAGATCCTGCCCTCAGGCTGGCGAAGCCTTTCTGGGCGCAGAACGACCTCCGGTACCGCCACCTCTTCGACGACACGGAGTTGTTCATCGTCTTCGGCTGTTCGCTTGGCGAGTCCGACAAGTGGTGGTGGAAGAACATTGCCGACCATCTCGGTCAGGACCGCCAGCGTGAGGACGGTATGCCGTCATATTCGCCCGAGCTGATCCTGTACTGGTTCAACGGAGGTGCCGATCGGCTCAGTGCAGACGATGTTCGCGACAAGTTCCTCGAGTTTGCGGACCCAGCCGAGCGGGGGCGGATAGCACCGTTCATTCACGTCGTCCTGCATGACGCCAACACCCGTCGGTCGTGGCTGAGCACCTCCGCTCTTTGA
- a CDS encoding GNAT family N-acetyltransferase: MAIVIPTLGEGRVGLRPIRLRDARALERSLLENRSWLRQWEATSPYSAGAFDTRASIRSLLANARAGHGLPFIVEYDGELAGQLNVSSITYGSLSSATIGYWIAERFAGHNITPTAVALATDYCFYQLGLHRMEICIRPENAPSLRVVEKLGFRYEGLRRRYIHINGDWRDHFCFGLVSEELTQGVLRRWLDGNAPADAATITAEDRAASANPLPVARVR, translated from the coding sequence GTGGCGATCGTGATCCCCACGCTCGGCGAGGGCCGGGTGGGGTTGCGGCCCATCCGTCTGCGCGACGCACGTGCGCTCGAGCGCTCCCTGCTCGAGAACCGCTCGTGGCTGCGGCAGTGGGAGGCGACGAGCCCCTACTCGGCGGGAGCCTTCGACACGCGGGCGAGCATCCGCTCCCTGCTGGCGAACGCACGCGCCGGCCACGGCCTCCCCTTCATCGTGGAGTACGACGGCGAGCTCGCCGGCCAACTGAACGTGTCGTCGATCACGTACGGGTCGCTGTCGAGCGCGACCATCGGCTACTGGATCGCCGAGCGGTTCGCCGGCCACAACATCACGCCGACCGCGGTGGCGCTCGCCACCGACTACTGCTTCTACCAGCTCGGCCTGCACCGGATGGAGATCTGCATCCGGCCCGAGAACGCCCCGAGCCTCCGCGTGGTCGAGAAGCTGGGCTTCCGCTACGAGGGGCTGCGCCGCCGCTACATCCACATCAACGGCGACTGGCGCGACCACTTCTGCTTCGGCCTCGTCTCGGAGGAGCTGACCCAGGGCGTGCTGCGGCGCTGGCTCGACGGCAACGCGCCGGCGGACGCCGCGACCATCACCGCGGAGGACCGCGCCGCCTCCGCCAACCCTCTGCCGGTGGCGCGCGTTCGCTGA
- the galU gene encoding UTP--glucose-1-phosphate uridylyltransferase GalU: protein MANHVTKAVIPAAGLGTRFLPATKAMPKEMLPVVDKPAIQYVVEEAVDAGLHDVLMVTGRNKNALENHFDRNAELEDTLQKKGDTDRLQKVNYSTSLADVHYVRQGDPKGLGHAVLRAQMHVGREPFAVLLGDDIIDHRDPLLTRMLDVQHRLNTTVVALMEVDPDSIHLYGAAAVEPTDEDDVVRITGLVEKPDKEHAPSNLAIIGRYVLRPEVFDVLERTEPGRGGEIQLTDALQSMAEAPDWTGGVYGVVFRGRRYDTGDRLDYIKAIVQLAIDREDLGPELRPWLREFTDGLEDAPQEVVEEMPAEPVAPVEQPEPAES, encoded by the coding sequence ATGGCAAACCACGTGACGAAAGCGGTCATCCCTGCGGCGGGTCTGGGCACCCGGTTCCTCCCGGCGACGAAGGCGATGCCCAAGGAGATGCTTCCGGTGGTGGACAAGCCGGCCATCCAGTACGTCGTCGAGGAGGCGGTCGACGCCGGCCTGCACGACGTGCTGATGGTGACCGGCCGCAACAAGAATGCGCTGGAGAACCACTTCGACCGCAACGCCGAGCTCGAGGACACCCTGCAGAAGAAGGGCGACACCGACCGCCTGCAGAAGGTCAACTACTCCACCTCGCTCGCCGACGTGCACTACGTGCGCCAGGGCGACCCGAAGGGCCTCGGCCACGCCGTGCTCCGCGCGCAGATGCACGTCGGCCGCGAGCCGTTCGCGGTGCTCCTCGGCGACGACATCATCGACCACCGCGACCCGCTGCTGACCCGCATGCTCGACGTGCAGCACCGGCTCAACACCACGGTCGTGGCGCTGATGGAGGTCGACCCCGACAGCATCCACCTGTACGGCGCCGCCGCGGTCGAGCCGACCGACGAGGACGACGTGGTGCGGATCACCGGTCTCGTCGAGAAGCCGGACAAGGAGCACGCCCCCTCCAACCTCGCCATCATCGGCCGCTACGTGCTGCGCCCCGAGGTCTTCGACGTGCTGGAGCGCACCGAGCCGGGGCGCGGCGGCGAGATCCAGCTGACCGACGCGCTGCAGTCGATGGCGGAGGCGCCCGACTGGACCGGCGGCGTCTACGGCGTCGTCTTCCGCGGCCGCCGCTACGACACCGGCGACCGGCTCGACTACATCAAGGCGATCGTGCAGCTCGCCATCGACCGGGAGGACCTCGGCCCCGAGCTGCGGCCGTGGCTGCGCGAGTTCACGGACGGCCTCGAGGACGCCCCGCAGGAGGTCGTCGAGGAGATGCCGGCCGAGCCCGTGGCGCCGGTCGAGCAGCCTGAGCCCGCCGAGAGCTGA
- a CDS encoding 5-formyltetrahydrofolate cyclo-ligase: MDPDTAEHRKRALRAELRERRQNLTTTERSGATAGLTRNLVDLVTDLSARSVAAYLSTPIEPDTRPFLNWAHAQGLRVLLPISREDGLLDWTTGDGETETEGLFGMPEAVGELLGPIAINDVDLILVPAAAVDASGMRMGWGRGYFDKTLGSMEKCPPVYAVLFDGELVDEVPRERHDQPVDGAVTPSRIVQFS; the protein is encoded by the coding sequence ATGGACCCGGATACCGCCGAGCACCGCAAACGGGCGCTCCGCGCCGAGCTCCGCGAGCGCAGGCAGAACCTCACCACGACCGAGCGCTCCGGCGCGACGGCGGGCCTCACCCGCAACCTGGTCGACCTGGTGACCGATCTCTCCGCCCGCTCGGTGGCCGCCTACCTGTCGACGCCCATCGAGCCGGACACCCGCCCCTTTCTCAACTGGGCGCACGCCCAGGGCCTGCGGGTGCTGCTGCCGATCTCGCGCGAGGACGGCCTCCTCGACTGGACCACCGGCGACGGCGAGACCGAGACGGAGGGGCTGTTCGGGATGCCGGAGGCCGTCGGCGAGCTGCTCGGCCCCATCGCGATCAACGACGTCGACCTCATCCTCGTGCCGGCGGCCGCCGTCGATGCGAGCGGGATGCGCATGGGCTGGGGGCGCGGCTATTTCGACAAGACGCTCGGCAGCATGGAAAAATGTCCACCGGTCTACGCCGTCCTGTTCGACGGCGAGCTCGTGGACGAGGTCCCGCGCGAGCGGCACGACCAGCCCGTCGACGGCGCCGTGACGCCCAGCAGGATCGTCCAGTTCTCCTGA
- a CDS encoding FmdB family zinc ribbon protein, whose product MPTYSYQCRDCGHAFDIQQAFTDDALTVCPNCGGSLRKVFGAVGVTFNGSGFYRTDSRGTKSAGAGSASSSSSSSGSSSSGSSSSSGSAA is encoded by the coding sequence ATGCCCACCTACTCGTACCAGTGCCGCGACTGCGGTCACGCCTTCGACATCCAGCAGGCCTTCACCGACGACGCGCTGACGGTGTGCCCGAACTGCGGCGGCTCGCTGCGCAAGGTCTTCGGCGCCGTGGGCGTCACCTTCAACGGGTCCGGGTTCTACCGCACCGACTCGCGCGGCACGAAGTCGGCGGGGGCGGGATCGGCGTCGTCTTCGTCGTCGTCGTCGGGTTCGTCGTCGTCGGGTTCGTCGTCCTCCTCCGGCTCCGCCGCCTAG
- the mscL gene encoding large-conductance mechanosensitive channel protein MscL encodes MLKGFKEFILRGNVIDLAVAVVIGAAFTAVVTSIVNNLINPLIGAFFQASTLDDALVVTLNGSDVKFGAVIGAIINFLIVATVVYFVFVYPLNELKKRAERLRKKGVVEPEAPVTELDVLTEIRDLLSAQQSPPSGTGKHADPSV; translated from the coding sequence ATGCTCAAGGGCTTCAAGGAGTTCATCCTCCGCGGCAACGTGATCGACCTGGCCGTCGCCGTCGTCATCGGCGCGGCCTTCACCGCGGTCGTCACCTCGATCGTGAACAACCTGATCAACCCGCTGATCGGCGCCTTCTTCCAGGCGAGCACCCTGGATGACGCGCTGGTGGTCACCCTGAACGGCTCCGACGTCAAGTTCGGCGCGGTGATCGGGGCGATCATCAACTTCCTGATCGTCGCGACCGTGGTGTACTTCGTCTTCGTGTACCCGCTGAACGAGCTCAAGAAGCGCGCCGAACGCCTCCGCAAGAAGGGCGTGGTCGAGCCGGAGGCCCCGGTCACCGAACTCGACGTCCTCACCGAGATCCGCGACCTCCTCAGCGCCCAGCAGTCCCCGCCGTCGGGCACCGGCAAGCACGCCGACCCGTCGGTCTGA